Genomic window (Desulforapulum autotrophicum HRM2):
GCCACCAACCTGGCCCGGTGCTTTCGATGTGAAAAAAACTTCAACACCATCGATCTTGTGATGACTGTTCAGAGAATCGGGTTTAAAGAGAGCGTTCTGTTCTTAAAACGCCTGATGGTCAAAGTTCCGAATCAGAACAAAGATGCCAGACAGGGGTTGCAAAATTTTATCGGAGGCATCGGCCAGACCATGCCGGGAGGATTAGGATAATGGAACAGGATCGGTTGACCCGTCTGGAGAATCTTATTGCCCGTAATCAGAGTCATTTCCATGAAATAGGCAAAGCTCTGAAAGAGATAAAAGATACCCGGCTGTATAAACTCAATCTTTTCAGTAGTTTTGAAACTTATGCCAGAGTGCGCTGGGATATGGGCAGAGCCCAAGCTTATCGCCTGATAGAATCCTATAAGGTTATCAACAATCTGTCTCCAATTGGAGACATTCTTCCCAACAATGAATCCCAGGTGCGCCCCCTGGCCCCATTGGATCCCATCGAACAGCGTAAAATATGGAAGGCATTTTTAAAAACCGCCATGGAGATAACCGCACCAAACATCAAACAGTTCATTGATTCCGCAAAAGAAAACGACACCGGCAGTAAAGACGAACCTGTGGATTTAACCGATCAGGTCAGCAAAGCCTATATGGATGCTGTCCAGGCAATGCTTGACCAGGTTCGACTGGCCCAACAGGATCACTGGCAAAAGACATCTCGCCAGGCTGGGCTATTGTGGAACCGGGTCATTCGGGAAAAAATATTGACAAGGGAGAACGGCAATGGACACGGATAACCTGAAGGTCATACCTACTCTGACGCTTGATGACCGTTTCAATCTTTTGCTCCATAAAAAGATCATGAACAAAAAAGGCTCGGCCAAACGAGCAAGTAAAAAATATTACAAAGATCAATATCAAAAAACCGGCATTATTCCGGGGCCACTCCTACTTGTGGAAAAGAAGGTCATGGAGGGCCGCAAGTGCAGTGGACGTCCCCGTTCTTTCTCCGAACAGGTCCGCAGACGTTTTATAGAAATGGTAAAAGAGTCGTGTGATCCGTCAAGCCAACGGTTCATCTTTATTACCCATAAGGCAAGAACCATTAAAAATTATCACCACTGGCTTGAGAAAGAGTTCAAAAAGAGGATCTCCATCCATGCCCTCAGGCACTGTGTTTACCGTGAAAACCTCAAATCATATTTGAATAAACCAGATTTCGAGGACGATATTCCGGTCAAAAATAGTTTTAAACCAGAACCGGTGTTTGATCTGATCCAGATGGATGGCTGTATTTTTAGATATTTTAAGATCAGAAACGACAAGGGTCATTGGCAAAAGCCCCAGGTCATAGAATTTTATGATACGGGCTCTCGTTATATGTTTGTCCTGGATGCGTATTTTTCCGAAAGCAGTTGGAACTCCG
Coding sequences:
- a CDS encoding CHC2 zinc finger domain-containing protein, translating into MPKKFSSQELFELRNFIPVEMLIREQLEMPSKISEGFFRFLCPICNEFQTAINPATNLARCFRCEKNFNTIDLVMTVQRIGFKESVLFLKRLMVKVPNQNKDARQGLQNFIGGIGQTMPGGLG